A stretch of Aedes aegypti strain LVP_AGWG chromosome 2, AaegL5.0 Primary Assembly, whole genome shotgun sequence DNA encodes these proteins:
- the LOC5578243 gene encoding 60S ribosomal protein L23 has protein sequence MSKRGRGGSAGGKFRISLGLPVGAVINCADNTGAKNLYVIAVHGIRGRLNRLPAAGVGDMFVATVKKGKPELRKKVMPAVVIRQRKPFRRRDGVFLYFEDNAGVIVNNKGEMKGSAITGPVAKECADLWPRIASNAGSIA, from the exons ATGTCGAAGAGAG GACGTGGAGGTTCCGCGGGAGGCAAATTCCGCATCTCGCTTGGTCTGCCAGTTGGCGCCGTCATCAATTGCGCTGATAACACCG GTGCTAAGAACCTGTACGTGATCGCCGTCCATGGAATCCGTGGTCGTCTGAATCGATTGCCCGCCGCCGGAGTTGGTGACATGTTCGTCGCCACCGTCAAGAAGGGTAAACCGGAACTCCGTAAGAAGGTCATGCCAGCGGTCGTCATCCGGCAGCGAAAACCCTTCCGCAGGCGGGATGGCGTTTTCCTCTATTTTGAGGACAATGCGGGCGTCATAGTAAACAACAAGGGCGAAATGAAGGGTTCGGCTATCACTGGCCCTGTTGCGAAGGAATGTGCTGATCTGTGGCCCCGTATCGCGTCCAATGCTGGATCGATAGCTTAA
- the LOC5578242 gene encoding zinc finger protein 250 has product MSENKRKKPRRRQRSGVARCRLCREVCEPNKLLWNRDFREKLQDIACFWIKINPGCRKYNVCRSCQTEVEEYYSFKKQCRHYLREGVLSTLEDDDQPDSMLNSLLENCSEEVTLPPDTLESLAGTSFDLPLNDHNYSEGATESTNDYIQEQPKPKNQQKSTLNPKDVSNDVQAAEDPEHQESTKKLRPYRRKFRQTEEEKSMTPEEYKRYYRKIQLEGYKRVCDICGKSIDPQRMESHINRHKGVEPYSCEECGLPFHCRANLRKHITRSHAKGQEIACELCDKVSVSEIAHKQHLRAVHSEKKFQCTLCHVKTVTQYALDSHMDIHNQRRDYVCPHCGKAFYRRYVLNIHLRTHSGETPYKCHVCAEAFVHRRIYVMHMKKLHPEEPMMRVDGLKALKEALKQKGD; this is encoded by the exons ATGAGCGAGAATAAACGGAAAAAGCCCCGAAGACGGCAACGGTCCGGTGTGGCTCGTTGCCGACTTTGTCGCGAGGTGTGTGAACCGAATAAACTGTTGTGGAATCGGGATTTTCGTGAAAAACTGCAGGACATTGCCTGCTTCTGG ATCAAGATTAACCCCGGCTGCCGGAAATACAATGTTTGCCGCTCATGCCAGACCGAGGTTGAAGAGTATTACTCTTTCAAGAAACAATGCCGACATTACCTGCGCGAAGGGGTTCTATCCACCCTGGAGGATGATGACCAACCGGACTCGATGCTGAATTCGTTATTGGAAAACTGTTCAGAAGAAGTAACACTTCCACCGGATACTCTAGAAAGTTTAGCAGGCACATCCTTTGATTTACCGCTAAACGATCACAACTATTCAGAAGGTGCTACCGAATCTACTAACGACTACATCCAGGAACAACCGAAGCCAAAGAATCAACAAAAATCGACACTAAACCCAAAAGATGTATCCAACGATGTACAAGCAGCAGAAGACCCCGAACACCAGGAGTCAACTAAAAAACTGCGTCCATATCGGCGCAAATTCCGACAAACTGAGGAGGAAAAATCTATGACGCCAGAAGAGTACAAACGATACTACAGGAAGATACAACTGGAAGGCTACAAAAGAGTTTGCGACATATGCGGAAAATCGATCGACCCCCAAAGAATGGAAAGCCACATAAACCGCCACAAAGGCGTGGAACCGTATAGCTGCGAGGAGTGCGGTTTGCCGTTCCACTGTAGGGCTAATTTGCGGAAGCACATTACGCGAAGTCATGCCAAGGGCCAGGAGATCGCCTGTGAGCTGTGCGACAAAGTCAGCGTCAGTGAAATTGCGCACAAGCAGCACCTGCGAGCGGTACACTCGGAGAAAAAGTTCCAGTGTACCCTATGCCACGTGAAAACGGTGACTCA GTACGCTTTGGATAGTCACATGGACATTCACAACCAAAGGCGGGACTACGTTTGTCCGCACTGTGGGAAGGCGTTCTATCGGAGGTATGTGCTTAATATCCACCTGCGGACGCATTCCGGTGAAACGCCGTACAAGTGCCATGTCTGCGCCGAGGCATTCGTCCATCGGCGGATTTATGTGATGCACATGAAGAAGTTGCACCCAGAGGAACCGATGATGCGGGTGGACGGATTGAAAGCGTTGAAGGAGGCACTCAAGCAGAAGGGTGATTAG
- the LOC5565868 gene encoding uncharacterized protein LOC5565868: MQSPISAATCLMDGFRCRLCFKSSDDHLNLKPLFPPGDECFVNDLLSQIYDSLAIHVSFLEDFCSVICEGCRETVISFYTFKKQCQSNDRYLREKRAKEINGVELERKVQGSQTDPELEENRVKIKEPHHEELMDQAESIFFPQKPTALSPKLVEKVDVGVQFDQDVEGTCLKQEEDCVEKVDVAVQICGFSSQESFHGFADEFYARRSPRIFIKNSVTEAFEMIRTPPIANDDMQECHITIEKLNIKPTLPGVDELQSQNIPMEKNRKRVKAKAVTKDSNQTPRLLRQKAVLFYDGFEYRKKGTCHDGSTEWVCCKISCPATLEQKADGKLKLNAKHKLHTPQVVRDTVVLDRKSRKLVPFMVTQNNHKRKVICDDAFRYRLSQNLANGQTIWSCDAQQGGCKAFLRVVGDFRAVSKVFQHNHTETIMVRRRKVPQKEKVKQTGDRKLVKQA, encoded by the exons ATGCAATCTCCCATCAGCGCAGCCACGTGCTTGATGGATGGCTTCCGGTGCCGACTGTGCTTTAAATCCTCGGACGACCATCTGAATCTGAAGCCGCTTTTTCCACCCGGCGATGAATGTTTCGTCAACGATCTGCTCAGCCAAATCTACGATAGTTTGGCCATTCAC GTATCCTTCCTGGAGGACTTCTGTTCCGTGATTTGCGAGGGATGTCGAGAAACGGTCATCTCGttttacaccttcaaaaagcaGTGCCAATCCAACGATCGCTATCTGCGCGAGAAACGAGCCAAGGAAATAAACGGAGTAGAGCTGGAAAGAAAGGTACAGGGAAGCCAAACCGATCCGGAATTGGAGGAGAATCGTGTAAAGATCAAGGAACCCCACCATGAAGAACTAATGGATCAAGCGGAAAGTATTTTCTTTCCACAAAAACCAACTGCCCTTAGTCCGAAACTGGTGGAGAAAGTGGACGTGGGTGTTCAATTCGACCAAGACGTGGAAGGGACGTGTTTGAAACAGGAAGAAGATTGTGTGGAGAAAGTGGACGTTGCTGTCCAGATTTGCGGATTCAGCTCTCAAGAATCGTTCCATGGATTTGCT GACGAATTCTACGCCAGGCGATCGCCaaggattttcatcaaaaactcCGTTACCGAGGCGTTTGAGATGATAAGGACCCCTCCGATAGCCAACGACGACATGCAGGAATGCCACATCACCATCGAGAAGCTCAACATTAAACCCACCCTTCCGGGTGTAGATGAACTACAATCCCAAAATATTCCCATGGAAAAGAACAGGAAGAGGGTCAAAGCAAAAGCAGTCACTAAAGACTCCAACCAAACCCCGAGGCTGCTCCGCCAGAAGGCCGTACTATTCTACGATGGGTTTGAGTACCGAAAGAAGGGAACCTGTCATGACGGATCCACTGAATGGGTGTGCTGTAAGATATCCTGTCCGGCAACTCTCGAACAGAAAGCGGACGGCAAACTGAAACTAAACGCCAAGCACAAACTGCACACCCCGCAGGTGGTTCGCGATACGGTGGTGCTCGATCGCAAAAGCCGGAAGCTGGTGCCGTTTATGGTGACGCAAAACAACCACAAGCGGAAGGTGATATGCGACGATGCCTTCCGGTATCGGCTGTCGCAAAATTTGGCCAACGGACAAACGATTTGGAGCTGCGACGCCCAACAGGGGGGCTGCAAGGCCTTCCTGCGGGTTGTGGGCGACTTTCGAGCGGTGTCCAAAGTGTTCCAGCATAATCATACCGAAACGATAATGGTTCGGCGGCGCAAGGTGCCCCAGAAGGAGAAGGTCAAGCAAACTGGAGACCGAAAGCTGGTTAAACAAGCGTAG
- the LOC5564530 gene encoding solute carrier family 12 member 9 isoform X2: protein MIAANNTRSTNNDPVESSESSPITGAANGSSRLMRQFGSLFQPAAQRNDPAGYVEFGSISEADVHSGRTLGTFAGVFCPVALSMFSALVFIRVGFIVGNAGLYVTLLQFVIAYVILLFTVSSVCAISTNGAVEGGGVYFMISRTLGPEFGGSIGTLFFLANIVGCGLAISGCAEGLIQNFGPTDGGDVGSIPDGRWWRFLYCSSINTVMLLVVLIGAEMFAKTSMMILGVVVVCLLSTYVSFLSMGPMEVAIPVENSLVQNATNKALGNYTGLNMTTLASNLYSHYGQDYTSSGNAVNFAVVFGVLFSGVTGIMAGANMSGELKNPSRSIPSGTLSAVLFTFLCYIALSVLMAATTSTFLLQNNFLFLGPVNLWPTFVTIGILTATFSTGLSNLIGSSRVLEALAKDKVFGSLLNFVVKGTLKNNPIAAVIASWALVEAILLIGSLNTIAQINSVLFMLSYLATNLACLGIEITGAPNFRPTYKYFTWHTAFIGMVGTGVMMFVINPIYASCSVTLCLLLVFALHFFSPASQGAQWGSISQALMFHQVRKYLLMLDSRKDHVKFWRPQMLLLVSSPRSCCPLIHFVNDMKKGGLYVIGHVKVGEFSENDSSNDPTIEEYTQWLSLIDHMKVKAFVELTLSKSVREGIQHLIRISGIGAMKPNTIILGFYDEEQSKDFFEHENSPYKTSEFDDNGIKLFPFRRSGEQKSLLPTDYVQIIDDVLRMKKNICLCRHFHRLDKQMIARSNHIRYIDVWPVNIFEPKNDDPFDVVSQFMMQLACIINMLPVWKRLELRVFLCESDPQPEPSAPFERPAEHRLSLLLKSLRISASIHQIPEWGKDMDVPRHRNILKQFTSQSDSNQVMTEENINRSKLYMQRVNQIIRDKSNATAVTFMYLPAPPKLSTIDYKEKCHHYLDLLTELTYDLPPTILVHGINSVMSTTL, encoded by the exons ATGATAGCGGCCAACAACACTCGCAGTACCAACAATGATCCGGTGGAATCGTCGGAATCTTCTCCGATTACGGGGGCAGCGAACGGCTCATCCCGGCTGATGCGCCAATTCGGCAGTTTGTTCCAGCCGGCGGCGCAGCGCAATGACCCCGCCGGATATGTCGAATTCGGAAGCATCTCCGAGGCGGACGTCCACTCCGGTCGGACGCTGGGGACATTCGCGGGGGTGTTCTGCCCGGTGGCGCTCTCCATGTTCAGTGCATTGGTGTTCATTCGAGTCG GGTTCATCGTTGGCAATGCCGGTCTGTATGTTACGCTGCTGCAGTTCGTGATAGCTTatgtaattttgttgtttaccgTTTCGTCTGTCTGCGCTATCTCAACGAATGGGGCTGTTGAGGGCGGTGGAGTCTATT TTATGATAAGTCGTACGTTGGGCCCGGAATTCGGAGGATCGATCGGCACCTTGTTTTTCCTTGCTAACATCGTTGGCTGTGGTTTGGCGATTTCCGGATGCGCCGAAGGATTGATTCAGAACTTCGGTCCCACGGATGGAGGTGATGTGGGCTCCATCCCGGACGGTCGTTGGTGGCGATTCTTGTACTGCAGTTCCATCAATACCGTGATGTTGCTGGTTGTGCTGATCGGTGCGGAAATGTTCGCCAAAACATCGATGATGATTTTGGGAGTGGTGGTCGTTTGCTTGCTATCGACGTATGTAAGCTTCTTATCGATGGGACCGATGGAAGTGGCGATTCCTGTGGAAAACAGTTTGGTCCAGAACGCGACCAATAAAGCATTAGGGAATTACACCGGACTCAACATGACCACATTAGCCTCGAATCTCTATAGCCACTACGGACAAGATTACACATCTAGTGGTAACGCAGTCAACTTTGCAGTGGTTTTCGGTGTGCTGTTCTCCGGCGTTACAGGAATTATGGCTGGAGCCAACATGTCTGGCGAATTGAAGAATCCATCTCGTAGCATTCCCAGTGGAACTCTGTCGGCTGTTCTCTTTACATTCCTATGCTACATAGCTCTATCCGTGTTGATGGCCGCAACTACATCCACCTTCTTGTTACAGAACAACTTCCTATTCCTAGGACCGGTCAATTTATGGCCGACATTCGTAACAATCGGAATCCTGACGGCCACCTTTTCGACGGGCTTGAGCAACTTAATCGGTTCTAGTCgggttttggaagcattagccAAAGACAAAGTATTCGGATCACTGCTGAACTTCGTTGTTAAAGGAACGCTGAAGAACAACCCGATTGCCGCCGTAATTGCCAGTTGGGCCTTAGTAGAAGCAATCCTGCTGATCGGTTCTTTGAATACGATTGCTCAAATCAACTCCGTCCTTTTTATGCTGTCCTACTTGGCTACCAACCTTGCTTGCCTGGGAATTGAAATCACTGGAGCGCCCAACTTCCGGCCAACGTACAAATATTTCACCTGGCACACGGCTTTCATCGGCATGGTCGGAACCGGAGTGATGATGTTTGTCATCAATCCCATCTACGCTTCCTGCAGTGTGACCCTCTGCTTACTGTTAGTCTTTGCATTGCATTTCTTCTCCCCGGCATCCCAAGGAGCTCAGTGGGGCTCGATTTCGCAAGCCCTCATGTTCCATCAGGTACGGAAATACCTCCTAATGCTGGACTCCCGCAAAGATCACGTCAAATTTTGGCGCCCGCAAATGCTTCTCCTTGTCTCGAGCCCACGGTCATGCTGCCCACTGATTCATTTCGTCAACGACATGAAGAAGGGCGGATTGTACGTGATTGGTCACGTAAAAGTGGGAGAATTTTCCGAAAACGACTCCTCCAACGATCCAACCATCGAAGAATACACCCAGTGGCTGTCCCTCATCGATCACATGAAGGTTAAAGCCTTCGTGGAATTGACCCTATCCAAAAGCGTTCGCGAAGGAATCCAACATCTGATTCGAATTTCCGGCATAGGCGCGATGAAACCGAACACCATCATTCTCGGATTCTACGACGAGGAGCAATCCAAAGACTTTTTCGAACA TGAAAACTCCCCGTACAAAACGTCCGAATTCGACGACAACGGTATCAAACTGTTCCCATTCCGGCGCAGTGGCGAGCAGAAGTCGCTCCTTCCTACGGATTACGTCCAGATCATAGACGACGTGCTGCGGATGAAGAAGAACATCTGCCTGTGCCGGCATTTCCACCGCTTGGACAAGCAAATGATCGCACGCAGCAACCACATCCGCTACATCGACGTTTGGCCGGTGAACATCTTTGAGCCGAAGAACGATGACCCCTTTGACGTGGTGTCCCAGTTCATGATGCAGCTGGCCTGTATCATCAATATGCTACCAGTGTGGAAGCGCCTGGAGTTGCGCGTCTTTCTGTGTGAGTCGGATCCCCAGCCGGAACCCAG CGCTCCATTCGAGCGACCGGCCGAGCATCGATTGAGTCTTCTGCTCAAATCGCTGAGGATCTCCGCTTCGATACATCAG ATTCCGGAGTGGGGTAAGGACATGGATGTTCCACGGCATCGCAACATTCTGAAGCAGTTCACCAGCCAGAGCGATAGCAACCAAGTGATGACGGAAGAAAATATCAATCGCTCGAAGCTGTATATGCAGAG AGTCAACCAAATCATCCGTGATAAATCGAACGCTACGGCCGTGACATTTATGTACCTGCCGGCGCCACCAAAGCTGTCGACGATCGACTACAAGGAAAAATGCCACCACTATTTGGATCTCCTCACCGAGCTGACGTACGACTTGCCACCGACGATATTGGTCCACGGTATCAACTCTGTGATGTCCACTACGCTGTAA
- the LOC5564530 gene encoding solute carrier family 12 member 9 isoform X1: MIAANNTRSTNNDPVESSESSPITGAANGSSRLMRQFGSLFQPAAQRNDPAGYVEFGSISEADVHSGRTLGTFAGVFCPVALSMFSALVFIRVGFIVGNAGLYVTLLQFVIAYVILLFTVSSVCAISTNGAVEGGGVYFMISRTLGPEFGGSIGTLFFLANIVGCGLAISGCAEGLIQNFGPTDGGDVGSIPDGRWWRFLYCSSINTVMLLVVLIGAEMFAKTSMMILGVVVVCLLSTYVSFLSMGPMEVAIPVENSLVQNATNKALGNYTGLNMTTLASNLYSHYGQDYTSSGNAVNFAVVFGVLFSGVTGIMAGANMSGELKNPSRSIPSGTLSAVLFTFLCYIALSVLMAATTSTFLLQNNFLFLGPVNLWPTFVTIGILTATFSTGLSNLIGSSRVLEALAKDKVFGSLLNFVVKGTLKNNPIAAVIASWALVEAILLIGSLNTIAQINSVLFMLSYLATNLACLGIEITGAPNFRPTYKYFTWHTAFIGMVGTGVMMFVINPIYASCSVTLCLLLVFALHFFSPASQGAQWGSISQALMFHQVRKYLLMLDSRKDHVKFWRPQMLLLVSSPRSCCPLIHFVNDMKKGGLYVIGHVKVGEFSENDSSNDPTIEEYTQWLSLIDHMKVKAFVELTLSKSVREGIQHLIRISGIGAMKPNTIILGFYDEEQSKDFFEHENSPYKTSEFDDNGIKLFPFRRSGEQKSLLPTDYVQIIDDVLRMKKNICLCRHFHRLDKQMIARSNHIRYIDVWPVNIFEPKNDDPFDVVSQFMMQLACIINMLPVWKRLELRVFLCESDPQPEPSTFQMNSAPFERPAEHRLSLLLKSLRISASIHQIPEWGKDMDVPRHRNILKQFTSQSDSNQVMTEENINRSKLYMQRVNQIIRDKSNATAVTFMYLPAPPKLSTIDYKEKCHHYLDLLTELTYDLPPTILVHGINSVMSTTL, encoded by the exons ATGATAGCGGCCAACAACACTCGCAGTACCAACAATGATCCGGTGGAATCGTCGGAATCTTCTCCGATTACGGGGGCAGCGAACGGCTCATCCCGGCTGATGCGCCAATTCGGCAGTTTGTTCCAGCCGGCGGCGCAGCGCAATGACCCCGCCGGATATGTCGAATTCGGAAGCATCTCCGAGGCGGACGTCCACTCCGGTCGGACGCTGGGGACATTCGCGGGGGTGTTCTGCCCGGTGGCGCTCTCCATGTTCAGTGCATTGGTGTTCATTCGAGTCG GGTTCATCGTTGGCAATGCCGGTCTGTATGTTACGCTGCTGCAGTTCGTGATAGCTTatgtaattttgttgtttaccgTTTCGTCTGTCTGCGCTATCTCAACGAATGGGGCTGTTGAGGGCGGTGGAGTCTATT TTATGATAAGTCGTACGTTGGGCCCGGAATTCGGAGGATCGATCGGCACCTTGTTTTTCCTTGCTAACATCGTTGGCTGTGGTTTGGCGATTTCCGGATGCGCCGAAGGATTGATTCAGAACTTCGGTCCCACGGATGGAGGTGATGTGGGCTCCATCCCGGACGGTCGTTGGTGGCGATTCTTGTACTGCAGTTCCATCAATACCGTGATGTTGCTGGTTGTGCTGATCGGTGCGGAAATGTTCGCCAAAACATCGATGATGATTTTGGGAGTGGTGGTCGTTTGCTTGCTATCGACGTATGTAAGCTTCTTATCGATGGGACCGATGGAAGTGGCGATTCCTGTGGAAAACAGTTTGGTCCAGAACGCGACCAATAAAGCATTAGGGAATTACACCGGACTCAACATGACCACATTAGCCTCGAATCTCTATAGCCACTACGGACAAGATTACACATCTAGTGGTAACGCAGTCAACTTTGCAGTGGTTTTCGGTGTGCTGTTCTCCGGCGTTACAGGAATTATGGCTGGAGCCAACATGTCTGGCGAATTGAAGAATCCATCTCGTAGCATTCCCAGTGGAACTCTGTCGGCTGTTCTCTTTACATTCCTATGCTACATAGCTCTATCCGTGTTGATGGCCGCAACTACATCCACCTTCTTGTTACAGAACAACTTCCTATTCCTAGGACCGGTCAATTTATGGCCGACATTCGTAACAATCGGAATCCTGACGGCCACCTTTTCGACGGGCTTGAGCAACTTAATCGGTTCTAGTCgggttttggaagcattagccAAAGACAAAGTATTCGGATCACTGCTGAACTTCGTTGTTAAAGGAACGCTGAAGAACAACCCGATTGCCGCCGTAATTGCCAGTTGGGCCTTAGTAGAAGCAATCCTGCTGATCGGTTCTTTGAATACGATTGCTCAAATCAACTCCGTCCTTTTTATGCTGTCCTACTTGGCTACCAACCTTGCTTGCCTGGGAATTGAAATCACTGGAGCGCCCAACTTCCGGCCAACGTACAAATATTTCACCTGGCACACGGCTTTCATCGGCATGGTCGGAACCGGAGTGATGATGTTTGTCATCAATCCCATCTACGCTTCCTGCAGTGTGACCCTCTGCTTACTGTTAGTCTTTGCATTGCATTTCTTCTCCCCGGCATCCCAAGGAGCTCAGTGGGGCTCGATTTCGCAAGCCCTCATGTTCCATCAGGTACGGAAATACCTCCTAATGCTGGACTCCCGCAAAGATCACGTCAAATTTTGGCGCCCGCAAATGCTTCTCCTTGTCTCGAGCCCACGGTCATGCTGCCCACTGATTCATTTCGTCAACGACATGAAGAAGGGCGGATTGTACGTGATTGGTCACGTAAAAGTGGGAGAATTTTCCGAAAACGACTCCTCCAACGATCCAACCATCGAAGAATACACCCAGTGGCTGTCCCTCATCGATCACATGAAGGTTAAAGCCTTCGTGGAATTGACCCTATCCAAAAGCGTTCGCGAAGGAATCCAACATCTGATTCGAATTTCCGGCATAGGCGCGATGAAACCGAACACCATCATTCTCGGATTCTACGACGAGGAGCAATCCAAAGACTTTTTCGAACA TGAAAACTCCCCGTACAAAACGTCCGAATTCGACGACAACGGTATCAAACTGTTCCCATTCCGGCGCAGTGGCGAGCAGAAGTCGCTCCTTCCTACGGATTACGTCCAGATCATAGACGACGTGCTGCGGATGAAGAAGAACATCTGCCTGTGCCGGCATTTCCACCGCTTGGACAAGCAAATGATCGCACGCAGCAACCACATCCGCTACATCGACGTTTGGCCGGTGAACATCTTTGAGCCGAAGAACGATGACCCCTTTGACGTGGTGTCCCAGTTCATGATGCAGCTGGCCTGTATCATCAATATGCTACCAGTGTGGAAGCGCCTGGAGTTGCGCGTCTTTCTGTGTGAGTCGGATCCCCAGCCGGAACCCAG TACTTTCCAAATGAACAGCGCTCCATTCGAGCGACCGGCCGAGCATCGATTGAGTCTTCTGCTCAAATCGCTGAGGATCTCCGCTTCGATACATCAG ATTCCGGAGTGGGGTAAGGACATGGATGTTCCACGGCATCGCAACATTCTGAAGCAGTTCACCAGCCAGAGCGATAGCAACCAAGTGATGACGGAAGAAAATATCAATCGCTCGAAGCTGTATATGCAGAG AGTCAACCAAATCATCCGTGATAAATCGAACGCTACGGCCGTGACATTTATGTACCTGCCGGCGCCACCAAAGCTGTCGACGATCGACTACAAGGAAAAATGCCACCACTATTTGGATCTCCTCACCGAGCTGACGTACGACTTGCCACCGACGATATTGGTCCACGGTATCAACTCTGTGATGTCCACTACGCTGTAA